In Choloepus didactylus isolate mChoDid1 chromosome X, mChoDid1.pri, whole genome shotgun sequence, a genomic segment contains:
- the LOC119522109 gene encoding netrin-G1-like: MYLSRFLSIHALWVTVSSVMQPYPLVWGHYDVCKTPIYTEEGKVWDYMACQPESMDMTKYLKVKLDPPDITCGDPPETFCAMGNPYMCNNECDASTPELAHPPELMFDFEGRHPSTFWQSATWKEYPKPLQVNITLSWSKTIELTDNIVITFESGRPDQMILEKSLDYGRTWQPYQYYATDCLDAFHMDPKSVKDLSQHTVLEIICTEEYSTGYMTNSKIIHFEIKDRFAFFAGPRLRNMASLYGQLDTTKKLRDFFTITDLRIRLLRPATGEIFVDEQHLARYFYAISDVKVHGRVLNTWNHISQTPLPAGFWIRFWFCQ, translated from the coding sequence ATGTATTTGTCAAGATTCTTATCAATCCATGCCCTTTGGGTTACAGTGTCCTCAGTGATGCAGCCTTACCCTTTGGTGTGGGGACATTATGATGTGTGTAAGACTCCGATTTACacagaagaagggaaagtttGGGATTACATGGCCTGTCAGCCAGAATCCATGGACATGACAAAATATCTGAAAGTGAAACTGGATCCTCCAGATATTACCTGTGGAGACCCTCCGGAGACATTCTGTGCAATGGGAAACCCCTACATGTGCAATAATGAGTGTGATGCAAGTACCCCTGAGCTGGCACATCCCCCTGAGCTGATGTTTGATTTTGAAGGAAGACACCCCTCCACATTTTGGCAGTCTGCTACGTGGAAGGAGTATCCCAAGCCTCTTCAGGTTAACATCACTCTGTCTTGGAGCAAAACCATTGAGCTTACAGACAACATAGTCATTACCTTTGAATCTGGGCGTCCCGACCAAATGATCCTGGAGAAATCTCTTGATTACGGACGAACGTGGCAGCCCTATCAATATTATGCCACAGACTGCCTAGATGCTTTCCACATGGATCCTAAATCCGTGAAGGATTTATCACAGCATACTGTCTTAGAAATCATTTGCACAGAAGAATACTCCACGGGGTATATGACAAATAGCAAAATAATCCACTTTGAAATCAAAGATAGGTTTGCGTTTTTTGCTGGGCCTCGGCTACGCAATATGGCTTCCCTCTACGGACAGCTGGATACCACCAAGAAACTCAGAGATTTCTTTACAATCACAGACCTGAGGATAAGGCTTTTGAGACCAGCCACCGGGGAAATATTTGTAGATGAACAACACTTGGCACGCTACTTTTATGCAATCTCAGATGTAAAGGTACATGGAAG